Below is a window of Entelurus aequoreus isolate RoL-2023_Sb linkage group LG07, RoL_Eaeq_v1.1, whole genome shotgun sequence DNA.
GGAAGTCAATCCATCAAAGCAAAGTGTTTACTAATTTTTTACCTTGTGACTCTGATTATTAACCAGTTCCTCCCTTGTAATTCTGGACTAGCCCTTCACCAtgacttttattgtcactatacccATGTACAATTAGATTAAAAGCAGCTccttatatacaatataaaaatagtgcaattagattaaaaaaaagaataacgtCTTTGGGCCTGGCAAATAAGCAGAGGATCAACTACTTGTTCCTCTACTGTATATATTGACTATATTGTAAAACAATTAGACCCTTCTAGGTATAACTGTTATCAGGGTGTTTCAATATATTGGAAGGtcaataatatacagtacattttagACCACCCCTCACATGCTATCAAATACCTGCTTTCTGCTGTAAAATCAAGAAAATGCGTTCCACACATAAATAAATCTGCGTAAGTTGAACCATTTGAGAAATATTAACCatataaatgtattaaatgaCATCTTAAAAGTATTACATAATGCTAAAGTAAGGCTGATGTATTCATGATAAACAGTGAAGGTCTGCCTCTGGATACCGCTCTTCAAATTCCAAGAGTCTCATGGTTCTCCCAAAGCCAGGCATGGTATTTGTTCAATTTGTGATCTGTAGGTGTCACCTTTAACAAAAGACAGCAAATAACAAATTTGACACCCCGACTTTCCGGTAATATGCTTGTAATTAGTAAATACAAAACCCATACATGTGTCCTTCTTCACATACAACTAATTTTAAGTCAAAGTCAAAAAGGTAAGACTAGCCTGTCTCCATTCGTCCACACAGAAGATTCTGTAGGAGTCATTGCCGTATTTCCCAATGCCGTGCAACTCGATGGGGTATCGCCATTGTTTGCTTAGATATTCATCTGCAGGGGAGACGGTAGAGGATGAGAAGGGGATAATGGGTTGAATTTCATGTAACGCAATAAAAGATATTCACCTGAGAACCTGATGATTATTTTGGCCCGGATCTCAAACAGGCCGAGTGGCTTGAGGAGTTCAGATAAGGGTTTCCAATCGGCCTGGCGGGCCACCTCTGCAGACGGGTAAAGGTCAAAGAATCGCCAGAGGACTGGAATGGCCATCTTACCTGGAATATTTTACAGAAAAGTAGCAAGACtcactgtactgtgtgtgtaaaatgtgtgcGCTGACCTTACCACTTGTCTTGTTCAGAAAAATGGTGGCCACCAGGAGCTTCCACGGGTCATGGAAGAGGGTTTCTTGTACGAGGTTGAAAGGAGAACGAGGAGGTGTCCACTTCTTGAAGGCTTTTCTGCGAGGAGGACTGACATCTGCAGACTTTACATGTCAGAAATAAAAGCATTAACACGTCACCTTTAAACAAGAATTAACTTTACCGTCTGCAAAACGATTCCTGCTGAAATAAGGGCTTGTTTTGGGTTTGTCTTCTGAACTTTTGACCTCTGGACAGCAGGGAAAAAACAACATATTATAAAAAAGCAGCACATAACAATTGACTCTTAATATAGAGAAAGTGTGTCATTACTTTTCTTGGACTTTTGCAGTGACACATATTTCTTTTGCACCTCTTGATGTTTGTCAGCCTCCAGTCCAGGCTTGGGTGCGTTATCTACTGTGTCGATCCGCAGCTCATCTTCATCCTCAGTGGGAGGTTCAACATTCAGAGATGGTAAAACGGTCTCATTTTCTTGTGAATCTCCAAGAGGATCCAGTCTGAGAAGCTTCGCCCTCAGCAGCCCCTCCCTCAAAGGGCTCTTCTGCAGCgtgacatcatcatcatacaCTGATGTAGGTTCCGCTTGCCTCCAGCTGGTGTGCAGACTCCTGTCACCTGAGTCATTGCACTCCCACATTGCTTCTTTAGGATCGTCCTTCACAATGTCACCATCAACAAGATCCAGTGTTTGTCTTGTGTCCTTCTGTCCACCTCTTGTGCGCGttttcttttttctctttttttgcaaAGAGGTGACTTCTTTTTTGGTTGATGTGAAATCAAAGAGATTGATGTCGATGTCTTCACCATTTTTCATAAGGAATGCTTTCAGAGAAGATCTTGACCGAAACTTCTGGCCTTGTGGGCTTTTAAAAACGTAAACACACTGTTAGGCACTTGTTTTGTATTGAAGTTTGCAAATCTAAAAATAGATGATTACCTCATGACATAGACATCTAGTTTGCCTGCGGTCTTGCCTGTCTGTCGCTGCCTGACGTCTCTGGTCCAACCAGGAGGCATTTTGCCAGGGCAGGACTCACTTTTATCCATGTTCTGATAGAAAGCAGCTTGGAGAAATGGCGATTACGCCTGTCCATGATGAGATGTGTAGACTTGGTTCAACTATGGCCTCTCATGTTTACATCAACGGTCATTCAAAATCTTATTTGTCTAAAAAATACCAAAATTCAAACAATTATCAcaagttaccatgaattgattaacgtggaccccgacttaaacaagttgaaaaagttattcgggtgttaccatttagtggtcatttgtacggaataagtactgtactatgcaatctactaatacaagtttcaatcgatcacaatACAGCACAATCGTTGGTAATAGTTTTGAAAAATGTGAAGAAATTACCTCCACACTTGTCAGCTTCTGTATCTTTAGTGTCATGTACAAATGATGAAGAGTGATAAATGCGCAGTCTTGTGTTCATGTGTTGTGGTTTTATAAACCGGAAGACTTAGTGGCTCCCACGCATGCGCACCCGTAAGCAGGAACTGGCGCTCAACTGTCATGTGACGCTATCAACGCATGGGGGCAGTAAAGAGAATAGTTTGTATCGAATGGACACAAAACGTATTACTTTTCACACATTTACAACTCAAGGctgcagggggagctccacaaaccacgttaaacccagattccgatctaacaaaggtcttaactcattctccttctatgccacatcaatatggaatgcactcccgtcccaacaggtataaaagaaagggcatctctatcctccttcaaaaccgcactaaaacaacacctccaggcaacttcaaccctagactaacaccctccccctccacatcccacctccccggattgtaaataaccaaatgtaaataatcaaatgtatttctaatgtatatacttgttcttatgctatctgaactcactatgttctctgctcgctgtacatatcctaccaagtcagacctacactgtttcaatgccaatTTCTCTGTTCTtttttgattgtttgattgtgacttttattagtaggttgcacagtgaagtgcatattccgtacaattgaccactaaatggtaacacccgaataagtttttcaacttgtttaagtcggggtccacttaaactgattcatgatacatatactatcatcataatacagtcatcacacaagataatcatcagagtatatacattgaattatttacattatttacaatccagggtgtgggatgtggaggggtgggggttaagtttggttgttatcatcacttcagtcatcaacaattgagaacagagaattgtacattgaaacagtgtaggtctgacttggtaggatatttacagcaagtagtggacatagagagagagatcagaaagcataagaaaaagtatctacatttgattatttacatttgatgattaacaatccggggagggtgttagtttagggttgaagttgcttggaggtgtacttttattgcggttttgaaggaggatagagatgccctttctttaacacctgttgggagtgcattacatattgatgtggcatagaaagagaatgagttaagacctttgttagatcggaatctgggtttaacatggttagtggagcttcccctggtgttgtggttatggcggtcatttacgttaaggaagtagtttgacatgtacttcggtatcagggaggtgtagcggattttataaactaggctcagtgcaagttgttttactctgtcctccaccctgagccagcccactctcaattgttgatgactgaagtgatgataacaaccaaacctgcCCCCcaacccctccacatcccacaccccggattgtaaataattcaatgtatataccctgatgattatcttgtgtgatgactgtattatgctatatctgtatcatgaatcaatttaagtggaccccgacttaaacaatttgaaaaacgtattcgggtgttaccatttagtggtcagatgtacggaat
It encodes the following:
- the mbd4 gene encoding methyl-CpG-binding domain protein 4 isoform X1, which encodes MDKSESCPGKMPPGWTRDVRQRQTGKTAGKLDVYVMSPQGQKFRSRSSLKAFLMKNGEDIDINLFDFTSTKKEVTSLQKKRKKKTRTRGGQKDTRQTLDLVDGDIVKDDPKEAMWECNDSGDRSLHTSWRQAEPTSVYDDDVTLQKSPLREGLLRAKLLRLDPLGDSQENETVLPSLNVEPPTEDEDELRIDTVDNAPKPGLEADKHQEVQKKYVSLQKSKKKVKSSEDKPKTSPYFSRNRFADDVSPPRRKAFKKWTPPRSPFNLVQETLFHDPWKLLVATIFLNKTSGKMAIPVLWRFFDLYPSAEVARQADWKPLSELLKPLGLFEIRAKIIIRFSDEYLSKQWRYPIELHGIGKYGNDSYRIFCVDEWRQVTPTDHKLNKYHAWLWENHETLGI
- the mbd4 gene encoding methyl-CpG-binding domain protein 4 isoform X3; translated protein: MDKSESCPGKMPPGWTRDVRQRQTGKTAGKLDVYVMSPQGQKFRSRSSLKAFLMKNGEDIDINLFDFTSTKKEVTSLQKKRKKKTRTRGGQKDTRQTLDLVDGDIVKDDPKEAMWECNDSGDRSLHTSWRQAEPTSVYDDDVTLQKSPLREGLLRAKLLRLDPLGDSQENETVLPSLNVEPPTEDEDELRIDTVDNAPKPGLEADKHQEVQKKYVSLQKSKKKVKSSEDKPKTSPYFSRNRFADDVSPPRRKAFKKWTPPRSPFNLVQETLFHDPWKLLVATIFLNKTSEVARQADWKPLSELLKPLGLFEIRAKIIIRFSDEYLSKQWRYPIELHGIGKYGNDSYRIFCVDEWRQVTPTDHKLNKYHAWLWENHETLGI
- the mbd4 gene encoding methyl-CpG-binding domain protein 4 isoform X2; this encodes MDKSESCPGKMPPGWTRDVRQRQTGKTAGKLDVYVMSPQGQKFRSRSSLKAFLMKNGEDIDINLFDFTSTKKEVTSLQKKRKKKTRTRGGQKDTRQTLDLVDGDIVKDDPKEAMWECNDSGDRSLHTSWRQAEPTSVYDDDVTLQKSPLREGLLRAKLLRLDPLGDSQENETVLPSLNVEPPTEDEDELRIDTVDNAPKPGLEADKHQEVQKKYVSLQKSKKKVKSSEDKPKTSPYFSRNRFADDVSPPRRKAFKKWTPPRSPFNLVQETLFHDPWKLLVATIFLNKTSGKMAIPVLWRFFDLYPSAEVARQADWKPLSELLKPLGLFEIRAKIIIRFSDEYLSKQWRYPIELHGIGKYGNDSYRIFCVDEWRQCPPAQKGQATPD